A genome region from Glycine max cultivar Williams 82 chromosome 5, Glycine_max_v4.0, whole genome shotgun sequence includes the following:
- the LOC102662843 gene encoding F-box/kelch-repeat protein At3g23880 — protein MAAILSEDLIVEILTWVPVKSLMRFRCVSKSWNSLIFHPAFVKLHLQHQRASKNTHLLLRCRRDSMLNLSDEFIGPCSIHGLLENPSSTVDDACHQLHPGYFFIGSCNGLVSLLYHSRSLVRHGSIEYRVRFWNPATRIMSLNLSHLTFHSSQDHDPGFGFGYDDLSDTYKVVLLLLDIKTNNWEVRVHCLGDTDTCWRNTVTVTCPDFPLWGGRDGKLVSGTLNWLAVRWETDTVNQLVIFSYDLNMETYKYLLLPGGLSEHADNPSLGVLKGCLCLYHGQEQVRTRFVVWLMREFGVENSWTPWLNMSFELVQLFPPWQLLAAPLCMFENDDVMLLANYPRSQYIFYNRRDNRIVRTEDFNDKVPLFSHDDYVQSLVLPYRN, from the coding sequence ATGGCAGCGATACTCAGTGAGGACCTGATAGTGGAAATTCTAACATGGGTTCCAGTGAAATCTCTGATGCGTTTCAGGTGCGTTTCCAAGTCTTGGAATTCCCTCATCTTCCATCCCGCATTCGTCAAATTGCACCTTCAACATCAAAGGGCTTCCAAAAACACCCACCTCCTATTAAGGTGCCGCCGAGATAGCATGCTTAATCTGTCTGACGAATTCATCGGACCCTGTTCTATTCACGGTTTACTTGAGAACCCATCATCCACTGTTGATGATGCTTGCCACCAATTACACCCCGGATACTTTTTCATAGGTTCCTGCAATGGCTTGGTTTCCTTGCTTTATCATTCTCGTTCTCTTGTTAGACATGGATCCATAGAATACCGGGTCCGGTTTTGGAACCCGGCCACAAGGATCATGTCCCTAAATTTGTCTCACTTAACTTTCCATTCATCCCAGGATCATGATCCTGGCTTTGGGTTTGGTTACGATGATTTGAGTGACACTTACAAGGTGGTGCTTCTCCTTTTGGacattaaaacaaacaattgGGAGGTGAGAGTTCACTGCTTGGGTGACACTGACACTTGTTGGAGAAATACTGTAACTGTAACTTGCCCTGATTTCCCACTTTGGGGAGGACGCGATGGAAAGCTTGTGAGTGGCACTCTTAACTGGTTAGCAGTTCGCTGGGAAACCGATACTGTGAATCAGTTGGTAATTTTTTCGTATGATCTAAACATGGAGACATATAAGTATTTGTTGTTGCCTGGTGGTCTTTCTGAACATGCTGACAACCCTAGTCTTGGGGTTTTGAAGGGTTGCCTGTGTCTTTATCATGGTCAGGAGCAAGTCAGAACCCGTTTTGTTGTTTGGCTAATGAGGGAATTTGGAGTTGAAAACTCTTGGACTCCGTGGCTGAATATGAGTTTTGAGCTTGTTCAACTCTTTCCACCTTGGCAATTATTGGCAGCGCCTTTGTGTATGTTTGAAAATGATGATGTCATGTTGCTGGCAAACTACCCGCGTTCCCAATACATTTTCTATAATCGGAGAGATAATAGAATAGTCCGTACTGAAGATTTCAACGACAAAGTGCCGCTGTTCTCCCATGATGATTATGTTCAAAGCTTGGTTCTACCCTATCGAAATTAA
- the LOC100777600 gene encoding translocase of chloroplast 159, chloroplastic has protein sequence MDSSSSSDPSLPQTSVLLSDQSPSLPPASDSENHHGFVSAEDGALEAQPSRPLLVNSSEPVLDSPPDDAHRPVAKVSGDDDEDGSVVEGADDVVEVANDVVLEEGGEKEESGQAMKEGDFSDSNEVFVEASGGDDDIKEIQSGVVAVENGVELSGTDKGFEAAAVELNEEEAKEKEVEEKVNDGGTDNSDSVVDEKSEGVDVEKDDGGGVDAVVDSVEVNVLGSGVAVVGDELGVDESEIKGLEEPESRGVSLDNGFEPIEKGEEEVVDKLVDGGDGQSGAEGVVVGGDDVSGENGDDGDGLKSDIVVPPEEGGGGSEFVEKDEVKMEGDVVEGENGSRVEEEVGHHGDREIDDSELDGKIGSHVEEVEEIGANGDREINGSVSDEKGDGVVFGSTDAANKFLEDLELQQSRASGSSRDDGQIVSDSDEEEETDDEGDGKELFDTATLAALLKAASGADQDGGSITITSQDGSRLFSVERPAGLGSSLSSGKPAMRQTRPSLFTPSISRASAISDSNLSEEEKKKLEKLHEIRVKYLRLVHRLGFTTEESIAAQVLYRMTHVAGRQSGQMFSVESAKETASQLEAEARDNFDFSVNILVLGKAGVGKSATINSIFGETKTSINACGPATTAVTEIVGVVDGVKIRIFDTPGLKSSAFEQNFNTKVLSAVKKLTKKSPPDIVLYVDRLDLQTRDMNDLPMLRSITSVLGSSIWRNVIVTLTHAASAPPDGPSGAPLSYDVFVAQRSHIVQQTIGQAVGDLRLMNPSLMNPVSLVENHPSCRKNRDGQKVLPNGQSWRPLLLLLCYSMKILSEASNVSKTQESPFDQRRLFGFRPRSPPLPYLLSWLLQTRTYPKLPADQGGADNGDSDIEMADLSDSDLDEDEDEYDQLPPFKPMKKSQVAKLTKEQQKAYFEEYDYRVKLLQKKQWREELRRMREMKKKGNTKENDYGYTEEDDQENGSPAAVPVPLPDMALPPSFDSDNPAYRYRFLEPTSQLLTRPVLDSHGWDHDCGYDGVNIEQSLAIINKFPAAVTVQVTKDKKDFSMHLDSSVAAKLGENGSAMAGFDIQNIGKQLAYIVRGETKLKNFKRNKTSAGVSVTFFGENVSTGLKVEDQIAVGKRVVLVGSTGVVKSQTDSAYGANVEVRLREADFPIGQDQSSLSLSLVKWRGDLALGANLQSQFSVGRGYKVAVRAGLNNKLSGQISVRTSSSDQLQIALIAILPIAKAIYKNFWPGASENYSIY, from the coding sequence atggattcttcttcttcttccgacCCTTCTCTTCCCCAAACCTCTGTTCTCCTCTCTGACCAATCGCCCTCTCTCCCTCCCGCTTCCGACTCTGAGAACCACCATGGCTTCGTAAGCGCTGAAGATGGCGCTTTGGAGGCCCAACCCTCCCGCCCCCTTCTCGTCAACTCTTCTGAGCCCGTCCTCGATTCTCCTCCCGACGATGCCCACAGGCCCGTTGCGAAGGTGTCCGGGGACGATGATGAAGACGGTTCCGTTGTTGAGGGCGCGGACGACGTCGTTGAGGTTGCGAACGATGTCGTTTTGGAGGAAGGCGGCGAGAAAGAGGAATCGGGGCAGGCAATGAAGGAGGGGGATTTTAGCGATAGTAACGAGGTCTTTGTGGAGGCTTCTGGCGGTGATGATGATATTAAAGAGATTCAGAGTGGTGTTGTTGCCGTGGAGAATGGAGTCGAACTGAGTGGTACTGATAAAGGGTTTGAGGCTGCTGCTGTTGAATTGAATGAGGAAGAGGCGAAAGAGAAGGAGGTGGAGGAGAAAGTTAACGACGGTGGGACCGACAATTCGGATTCTGTGGTGGATGAGAAGAGTGAGGGTGTTGATGTTGAAAAGGACGATGGTGGTGGTGTAGATGCTGTTGTTGATAGCGTCGAGGTTAATGTGTTGGGGTCTGGGGTTGCTGTTGTTGGGGATGAGCTGGGGGTTGATGAGTCTGAGATTAAAGGGCTAGAAGAGCCGGAGAGTCGTGGGGTGAGTCTGGATAATGGTTTTGAGCCCATTGAGAAGGGTGAGGAGGAGGTTGTTGATAAGCTTGTTGATGGGGGTGATGGTCAATCGGGTGCTGAAGGTGTTGTCGTTGGTGGGGATGATGTGTCTGGTGAGAATGGAGATGATGGAGATGGGTTGAAGAGTGACATTGTTGTTCCTCCCGAGGAAGGTGGTGGAGGTTCGGAGTTTGTTGAGAAAGATGAGGTAAAGATGGAGGGTGATGTTGTTGAGGGAGAAAATGGGAGCCGTGTGGAGGAGGAGGTTGGTCATCATGGTGACAGGGAGATTGATGATTCGGAATTGGATGGGAAAATTGGGAGCCATGTGGAGGAGGTGGAGGAGATTGGTGCCAATGGTGACAGGGAGATTAATGGTTCGGTGTCGGATGAGAAGGGTGATGGAGTGGTGTTTGGAAGCACGGATGCTGCCAATAAGTTCCTGGAGGATTTGGAATTACAGCAATCACGTGCCAGCGGGAGTTCCCGGGATGATGGCCAGATTGTTAGCGATTCGGATGAAGAAGAGGAGActgatgatgaaggagatggcAAGGAGCTGTTTGATACTGCTACATTGGCGGCTCTTTTGAAAGCGGCGTCTGGTGCGGACCAGGATGGCGGCAGTATCACAATAACCTCTCAAGATGGGTCCAGGCTTTTCTCTGTTGAGCGCCCTGCTGGTTTGGGATCATCGCTCTCCTCAGGTAAACCTGCCATGAGGCAAACTCGTCCGAGTCTTTTTACTCCTTCCATTAGTAGAGCTAGTGCCATTTCTGATAGCAATTTGAGCGAAGAGGAGAAAAAGAAACTGGAGAAATTGCATGAAATTAGGGTCAAATACTTGAGACTGGTTCATAGGCTGGGTTTTACTACCGAAGAATCAATAGCAGCTCAGGTACTGTACCGGATGACACATGTTGCGGGGAGGCAAAGTGGTCAAATGTTTAGCGTAGAGTCTGCAAAGGAGACTGCTTCCCAGCTTGAAGCTGAGGCAAgagataattttgatttttctgtaaATATTCTGGTTCTTGGGAAAGCAGGTGTGGGCAAGAGTGCTACGATCAATTCAATTTTTGGTGAGACGAAGACCAGCATTAATGCTTGTGGTCCTGCTACTACTGCTGTGACAGAAATTGTTGGGGTGGTTGATGGAGTGAAGATAAGGATTTTTGACACACCAGGCCTCAAGTCCTCTGCATTTGAACAAAATTTCAATACAAAAGTCCTGTCCGCGGTGAAGAAATTGACTAAAAAATCTCCCCCTGATATTGTGCTGTACGTGGATCGCCTGGACCTGCAAACTAGAGATATGAATGATCTGCCAATGTTAAGatcaattaccagtgtcctGGGTTCATCAATATGGCGAAATGTCATAGTCACTCTGACCCATGCTGCCTCTGCTCCTCCAGACGGGCCATCAGGTGCCCCATTGAGTTATGATGTATTTGTTGCTCAAAGATCTCACATAGTTCAACAAACCATTGGACAAGCTGTTGGGGACCTACGTCTTATGAATCCGAGCTTAATGAATCCAGTTTCTCTTGTTGAAAATCATCCTTCTTGTCGGAAAAATAGAGATGGCCAGAAGGTGCTTCCTAATGGTCAAAGTTGGAGGCCTCTCTTGTTGCTCTTATGCTACTCAATGAAGATTCTTTCTGAAGCCAGTAACGTTTCAAAAACTCAAGAATCACCATTTGACCAGCGCAGGCTGTTTGGTTTTCGTCCTCGCTCCCCACCACTTCCATACTTGTTGTCTTGGTTATTGCAGACACGTACCTACCCAAAACTCCCTGCTGATCAGGGTGGGGCTGACAATGGTGATTCTGATATTGAAATGGCTGATTTATCTGATTCTGATCTAGATGAAGATGAGGATGAGTATGACCAGCTCCCACCATTTAAGCCTATGAAGAAATCTCAGGTTGCTAAGCTTACTAAAGAGCAGCAGAAAGCATATTTTGAGGAGTACGATTATCGGGTGAAACTTCTACAGAAAAAGCAATGGAGAGAGGAGTTGAGAAGGATGAGAGAGATGAAGAAAAAAGGTAACACTAAAGAAAATGACTATGGTTACACGGAAGAAGATGATCAAGAGAATGGAAGTCCAGCAGCAGTGCCAGTTCCATTGCCTGATATGGCCCTGCCACCATCCTTTGACAGTGACAATCCAGCCTATAGATACCGTTTCTTAGAGCCAACTTCTCAGCTCCTGACAAGGCCAGTCTTAGACAGCCATGGGTGGGATCATGATTGTGGTTATGATGGTGTAAACATTGAACAGAGTCTAGCCATCATCAATAAATTCCCAGCAGCTGTTACTGTTCAGGTAACAAAGGATAAGAAAGACTTCAGCATGCACTTGGATTCCTCAGTTGCTGCAAAACTTGGAGAGAACGGATCAGCCATGGCAGGCTTTGACATTCAAAACATTGGAAAGCAGCTAGCTTACATTGTTAGAGGAgagaccaaattaaaaaatttcaaaagaaataaaacttcTGCTGGTGTGTCTGTGACATTTTTTGGTGAAAATGTGTCTACTGGGCTGAAAGTTGAGGATCAGATTGCTGTCGGGAAACGCGTGGTATTAGTAGGTAGCACAGGGGTTGTGAAGTCTCAAACTGATTCTGCTTATGGTGCCAATGTTGAAGTGCGGCTTAGAGAGGCAGATTTTCCAATTGGCCAGGACCAGTCTTCACTGAGCCTTTCTCTTGTGAAGTGGAGAGGAGACCTGGCTTTGGGGGCTAATCTTCAGTCCCAATTTTCTGTTGGACGAGGTTATAAGGTGGCTGTTCGCGCTGGATTGAACAACAAGCTCAGTGGACAGATCTCTGTGAGAACAAGTAGCTCAGACCAGCTTCAGATTGCCCTTATTGCTATTCTTCCGATTGCCAAGGCTATCTACAAAAACTTCTGGCCTGGGGCTAGTGAGAATTATTCTATCTACTAG
- the LOC100806322 gene encoding homeobox-leucine zipper protein ATHB-14, with product MALCMQSQQRDSASNKLLMDCGKYVRYTPEQVEALERVYVECPKPSSSRRQQIIRECPLLANIETKQIKVWFQNRRCREKQRKEASRLQTVNRKLSSMNKLLMEENDRLQKQVSQLVYDNGFMKQQIHTASATTTTTTDNSCESVVVSGQHQPQNPKTQHPQWDANNPAGLLAIAQETLVEFLSKATGTAVNWVQMIGMKPGPDSIGIVAVSRNCSGVAARACGLVSLEPTKVAEILKDRPSWYRDCRCLNVLSVVSAGNGGTIELMYMQTYAPTTLAAARDFWTLRYSTSLEDGSLVICERSLTSSTGGPTGPAASNFIRAEMLPSGYLIRSCEGGGSIIHIVDHVDLDVWSVPEVLRPLYESPKFLAQKLTTAALRHARQIAQESSGDVHYGGGRQPAVLRTFSQRLCKGFNDAVNGFVDDGWSLMGNDGVEDVTIAINSSPNKFFGSHYNTSMLPAFGGGVMCAKASMLLQNVPPALLVRFLREHRSEWANYEVDAYSSACLKASPYAVPCARPSGFPSSHVIIPLAHTIEHEEFLEVVRIEGNAFPPDDVAWACDMYLMQLCSGIDENAIGACAQLVFAPIDESFADDALLLPSGFRIIPLDPKTDGLASTRTLDLASTLETGSGNARSAGESDSNNYNLRSVLTIAFQFTFENHLRDNVAVMARQYVRNVVRSVQRVAMAIAPSRLSTQLGPKSFPGPPEALTLARWICRSYRLHTCTELFSVESTSGDAILKQLWHHPDAILCCSVKTDASPVFTFANQAGLDMLETTLVALQDIMLDKVLDEAGRKVLCIEFSKIMQQGFAYLPAGICVSSMNRPVSYEQAIAWKVLDDDDSNHCLAFVFMNWSFV from the exons atgGCACTTTGTATGCAGAGTCAGCAGAGAGATTCAGCATCAAACAAGCTGCTCATGGATTGTGGCAAGTATGTGAGGTACACACCTGAACAGGTGGAGGCTTTGGAGAGGGTGTATGTTGAATGTCCAAAGCCTAGTTCTTCCAGAAGGCAACAAATCATTAGGGAGTGTCCACTCCTTGCTAACATTGAAACAAAGCAGATCAAAGTGTGGTTCCAGAATCGCAG ATGTCGTGAAAAGCAGCGGAAGGAAGCCTCTCGTCTGCAGACAGTGAATAGAAAGCTGTCTTCAATGAACAAGTTGTTAATGGAAGAGAACGACCGACTGCAGAAGCAGGTCTCACAGTTGGTTTATGATAATGGATTCATGAAACAACAAATACATACT GCATctgctactactactactactactgaCAATAGCTGTGAGTCTGTGGTAGTGAGTGGTCAACACCAACCGCAAAACCCCAAAACTCAGCATCCCCAGTGGGATGCCAACAACCCAGCTGG TCTTCTTGCTATTGCTCAGGAGACCCTAGTGGAGTTCCTTTCCAAAGCTACTGGAACTGCTGTCAACTGGGTCCAGATGATTGGGATGAAG CCTGGTCCGGATTCTATTGGAATTGTTGCTGTTTCCCGCAACTGTAGTGGCGTAGCGGCAAGAGCCTGTGGCCTTGTGAGCCTAGAGCCCACAAAG GTTGCCGAGATTCTCAAAGATCGTCCATCATGGTATCGTGACTGTCGATGCCTCAATGTATTGAGTGTAGTCTCCGCAGGGAATGGGGGCACAATAGAGCTTATGTACATGCAG acATATGCACCAACAACATTGGCAGCTGCAAGAGACTTCTGGACTCTGAGATACTCTACTAGTTTGGAAGATGGAAGTCTTGTG ATTTGTGAGAGGTCCTTGACTTCTTCAACTGGTGGCCCCACAGGGCCAGCTGCTTCAAACTTCATACGAGCTGAAATGCTTCCCAGTGGCTATCTAATTAGATCCTGTGAGGGTGGTGGATCTATCATTCACATTGTTGATCATGTTGATTTAGAT GTTTGGAGTGTTCCTGAAGTACTTAGACCCCTCTATGAATCACCAAAATTCTTGGCTCAGAAATTGACTACTGCT GCATTGCGACATGCAAGACAAATTGCACAGGAATCAAGTGGAGATGTTCATTATGGTGGGGGTCGTCAACCTGCTGTCTTGAGGACATTTAGTCAAAGGCTTTGCAA aGGGTTCAATGATGCTGTCAACGGGTTTGTGGATGATGGTTGGTCACTGATGGGTAATGATGGGGTGGAAGATGTGACCATAGCCATAAACTCGTCTCCCAACAAGTTTTTCGGTTCCCATTACAATACATCAATGCTTCCAGCATTTGGAGGTGGGGTCATGTGTGCCAAGGCATCAATGCTGCTACAG AATGTTCCTCCTGCTTTGCTTGTTCGTTTTCTGAGGGAGCATCGTTCAGAGTGGGCTAATTATGAAGTTGATGCATACTCTTCTGCATGTCTCAAAGCTAGTCCTTATGCAGTTCCTTGTGCAAGACCTAGTGGTTTCCCAAGCAGCCATGTCATTATACCACTTGCTCATACTATTGAGCATGAGGAG TTCTTGGAGGTAGTTCGTATTGAGGGTAATGCATTTCCCCCTGATGATGTAGCTTGGGCATGTGATATGTATCTAATGCAG CTGTGCAGTGGAATTGATGAAAATGCAATTGGAGCGTGTGCACAGCTTGTGTTTGCACCTATTGATGAATCATTTGCAGATGATGCTCTCTTACTGCCTTCTGGTTTCCGTATCATACCATTGGATCCTAAAACA GATGGTTTGGCTTCAACTAGGACATTGGACTTAGCATCAACACTGGAAACAGGATCTGGTAATGCCCGCTCAGCTGGTGAAAGTGACTCGAATAACTACAACCTTAGGTCGGTCCTCACAATTGCATTCCAATTTACCTTTGAGAACCATTTGCGGGACAATGTGGCTGTTATGGCTCGCCAGTATGTGCGTAATGTTGTGCGATCTGTTCAGAGGGTTGCCATGGCAATTGCTCCCTCTAGGCTCAGTACACAGTTGGGGCCAAAGTCATTTCCTGGTCCACCAGAGGCTCTTACCTTAGCAAGATGGATCTGCAGAAGCTACAG GCTCCACACCTGCACAGAGCTTTTCAGCGTTGAGTCCACATCTGGTGATGCAATCTTGAAACAACTTTGGCACCATCCAGATGCAATATTGTGCTGTTCTGTAAAAACAGAT GCATCTCCGGTGTTCACCTTTGCAAACCAAGCTGGACTTGACATGCTTGAAACCACTCTTGTTGCTCTTCAAGACATAATGCTGGATAAAGTTCTTGATGAAGCTGGCAGGAAGGTTCTCTGCATTGAGTTCTCCAAGATAATGCAACAG GGATTTGCATATCTGCCAGCAGGAATATGTGTATCAAGTATGAATCGACCAGTGTCTTATGAGCAGGCCATTGCATGGAAAGTTCTCGATGATGATGATTCCAATCACTGCCTTGCCTTCGTATTCATGAACTGGTCTTTTGTCTGA